Proteins from a single region of Apium graveolens cultivar Ventura chromosome 7, ASM990537v1, whole genome shotgun sequence:
- the LOC141674861 gene encoding uncharacterized protein LOC141674861, translated as MGALPEDKLQARRLRYQAAKKILLRVYHPQSNGQTEAINKIIKHTLKAKLEEKKGDCSEEMPMVLWSYNTTPRSTTRESLFLLMYGYVAMVHVEVWVGSLRRDLFVEEDAEVNQRLHLDLQDEARTNSQLKLDVYQ; from the exons ATGGGAGCTCTGCCAGAAGACAAATTGCAGGCTCGACGCCTTCGCTATCAGGCTGCGAA GAAGATTTTACTGCGGGTTTACCACCCGCAAAGCAATGGTCAGACAGAAGCCATAAATAAGATTATCAAGCACACTTTAAAGGCTAAGCTGGAAGAAAAGAAAGGAGATTGTTCGGAGGAGATGCCCATGGTCCTCTGGTCTTACAACACGACTCCTAGATCGACCACAAGAGAGTCCCTTTTTTTGCTAATGTACGGGTATGTGGCTATGGTCCACGTAGAAGTATGGGTCGGATCTCTACGAAGGGATTTGTTTGTTGAGGAAGATGCAGAAGTTAACCAAAGACTCCACTTGGATTTGCAGGACGAAGCTAGAACGAACTCTCAGTTGAAGCTTGATGTGTATCAATAG